A single window of Flavobacterium aestivum DNA harbors:
- a CDS encoding GNAT family N-acetyltransferase: MQNTYSTPRLLLNKIDLNDAEFISELVNTNEWIKYIGDRNIKSITEAKEYIQKIISDPNTNYWIVRIQGQQTPIGIITFMKRDYLDHYDIGFAFLSNYTKKGYAQEASIAILNDAIKNSSHKYILATTIKENTNSIQLLEKLGLRFYKEIQNKNRLLQVYSVSVDKLLIDQLTESFFNIFTNSDQQKPNWNTIHTICLPETIIIKKNANNEEVYNLNTFIEPRKKILSDGTLTEFMEYETSEETKIVGNIAQRFSRFEKKGQLNGTSFIGNGNKLFQFVKTSTGWKISSVIWEDDSLE; this comes from the coding sequence ATGCAAAATACATACAGCACCCCCAGACTTTTACTAAATAAAATAGATTTAAATGACGCTGAATTTATTTCGGAACTAGTAAACACCAATGAATGGATAAAGTATATCGGGGATAGAAATATTAAAAGCATAACTGAAGCAAAGGAATATATCCAAAAAATAATTAGCGACCCAAATACTAATTATTGGATTGTAAGAATTCAAGGCCAACAAACACCAATTGGTATTATCACTTTTATGAAACGTGATTATTTAGACCATTATGATATAGGTTTTGCTTTTCTTTCAAATTACACCAAAAAAGGATATGCTCAAGAAGCTTCAATTGCAATATTAAATGATGCTATAAAGAATTCCAGCCACAAATATATTCTTGCAACAACGATAAAAGAGAATACAAATTCTATCCAACTTCTGGAGAAATTAGGTCTGCGATTTTACAAAGAAATCCAAAATAAAAACCGGTTACTACAAGTCTATTCTGTCTCTGTAGACAAATTACTTATTGACCAGTTAACCGAATCTTTTTTTAATATTTTCACGAATAGCGACCAACAGAAACCAAACTGGAATACTATTCATACCATTTGCCTACCTGAAACTATAATAATAAAGAAGAATGCCAACAATGAAGAGGTTTACAATCTAAACACCTTTATTGAGCCAAGAAAAAAAATACTCTCAGATGGAACACTTACTGAGTTTATGGAATATGAAACCTCCGAAGAAACCAAGATAGTTGGCAATATTGCTCAGCGATTTTCCAGATTTGAAAAGAAAGGACAACTTAACGGAACTTCATTTATAGGTAATGGTAATAAATTATTTCAGTTTGTCAAGACAAGCACTGGGTGGAAAATAAGTTCCGTTATTTGGGAAGACGATAGCCTAGAATAA